In one Musa acuminata AAA Group cultivar baxijiao chromosome BXJ2-5, Cavendish_Baxijiao_AAA, whole genome shotgun sequence genomic region, the following are encoded:
- the LOC135612952 gene encoding protein FATTY ACID EXPORT 2, chloroplastic-like — MAVASTAAAVALWPASQSALFLRRPSSLASKLPSYYPPRGSCALRSAALVTPLPRPTPRRPETRLFANESESPDIEVEIGNDGGSGGGIEGSDGGSGGGGEGGDDGKNGGAGDSGESEEGGADKEKKVEHEGGMSMSQKVTLGYAALVGVGGIMGYVKSGSQKSLAVGGIAALLLYFVYTLLPVRPAFASSLGLGLSAALLVVMGSRFKKSGKIFPAGIVSLVSFIMVGGYFHGILRSSHV, encoded by the exons ATGGCAGtcgcctccaccgccgccgctgttgcCCTCTGGCCGGCTTCCCAGTCTGCTCTCTTCCTCCGCCGGCCCTCCTCTCTCGCCTCCAAGCTTCCATCCTACTATCCGCCGCGCGGTTCTTGCGCGCTCAGATCCGCCGCCCTTGTCACTCCCCTCCCCCGTCCTACCCCTCGTCGACCCGAGACTCGTCTCTTCGCGAACGAATCCGAGTCCCCGGATATCGAGGTGGAGATTGGAAACGACGGAGGCTCGGGAGGAGGAATCGAGGGGTCCGATGGCGGATCAGGTGGTGGTGGTGAGGGTGGGGACGATGGTAAGAACGGAGGGGCGGGGGATTCCGGGGAGAGCGAAGAGGGAGGAGCGGATAAGGAGAAGAAGGTGGAGCATGAGGGCGGGATGTCCATGTCGCAGAAGGTGACGCTGGGCTATGCGGCCCTCGTCGGAG TTGGTGGCATCATGGGATATGTTAAAAGTGGGAGCCAGAAGTCATTAGCTGTTGGAGGGATAGCagccttgctactgtattttgtgTATACACTACTTCCAGTTAGACCAGCCTTTGCATCATCTCTCGGTCTAG GTTTATCTGCAGCTCTCCTGGTAGTGATGGGTTCTCGCTTCAAGAAGTCCGGGAAGATCTTTCCCGCAGGCATTGTGTCTCTCGTGTCATTCATCATGGTTGGTGGTTATTTTCATGGAATCCTACGTAGTTCTCATGTTTAA
- the LOC135612953 gene encoding proteasome subunit beta type-6, producing MDLDLSAPHSLGTTIIGVTYDGGVVLGADSRTSTGMYVANRASDKITQLTDNVYICRSGSAADSQVISDYVRYFLHQHTIQLGQPSTVKVAANLVRLLSYQNKNMLQMGIIVGGWDKYEGGQIYSVPLGGTILKQPFAIGGSGSSYLYGFFDQAWKEGMSKDEAEKLVVKAVSLAIARDGASGGVVRTVTINADGVTKNFYSGDSLPLWHEELEPHNSLLDILSSSSPEPMST from the exons ATGGATCTCGATCTTAGCGCGCCCCACTCGTTGGGAACCACCATCATCGGAGTGACCTACGACGGCGGTGTCGTCCTCGGAGCCGATTCGAGGACGAGCACAG GAATGTATGTCGCTAATCGGGCGTCGGATAAGATCACACAGTTGACGGACAATGTCTACATATGCCGCTCTGGATCG GCAGCTGATTCCCAGGTTATCTCTGACTATGTCAGATACTTTCTTCATCAACACAC AATTCAGCTTGGACAGCCTTCAACGGTCAAGGTGGCAGCTAATTTAGTTAGATTGCTGTCATACCAAAACAAG AACATGCTACAAATGGGCATCATTGTTGGTGGATGGGACAAATACGAAGGAGGTCAAATATATTCCGTGCCACTTGGAGGGACAATACTGAAGCAACCTTTTGCTATCGGAG GATCTGGTTCGAGCTACCTTTATGGTTTCTTTGATCAAGCATGGAAGGAAGGGATGAGCAAAGATGAAGCTGAG AAATTAGTGGTGAAGGCAGTCTCTCTTGCTATTGCACGTGATGGGGCGAGCGGAGGTGTCGTCCGTACTGTTACT ATCAATGCTGATGGTGTCACGAAGAACTTCTACTCCGGCGACTCCCTTCCTCTATGGCATGAAGAGCTGGAGCCACACAACTCGCTGCTGGATATCCTCTCGTCCAGCAGTCCCGAGCCTATGAGCACATGA
- the LOC103985364 gene encoding RING-H2 finger protein ATL8-like — protein sequence MRRTIEYCDLRLVLVQFVEETALFLSLMVKWLLLPSYGWWPAAAISSSSEDSTIAEAKARHCAAARAVRESLHVSTYAELVGEQEESATADAAAAAAATTCAVCLSEVGRQDSVWELRNCRHVFHHGCLDRWLDHDEHLSCPLCRAPLLATRPSASPPPPPPASEPSWAVERLLYLFGDDLLLASPT from the coding sequence ATGCGCAGAACCATAGAGTACTGCGACTTGAGACTTGTGCTGGTTCAATTCGTTGAAGAGACCGCTCTCTTCTTGTCTCTCATGGTCAAGTGGCTGCTCCTTCCCTCCTACGGCTGGTGGCCTGCTGCTGCTATTTCCTCCTCTTCGGAAGACAGCACCATCGCCGAGGCCAAAGCTCGTCACTGCGCCGCGGCCCGGGCGGTGAGGGAGAGCCTACACGTCTCGACCTACGCCGAGCTGGTAGGAGAGCAGGAAGAGTCAGCCACGGCcgacgcagcagcagcagcagcagcaacgacgTGCGCGGTGTGCCTGAGCGAGGTGGGGAGGCAGGACAGCGTGTGGGAGCTGCGGAACTGCAGGCACGTGTTCCACCATGGCTGCCTGGACCGGTGGCTCGACCACGACGAGCACCTCAGCTGCCCGCTCTGCCGCGCGCCGCTGCTCGCCACGCGGCCAtccgcttctcctcctcctcccccgccgGCATCGGAGCCCAGCTGGGCCGTGGAGCGCCTTCTCTACCTCTTCGGGGACGACCTCCTCCTCGCATCTCCTACATAG
- the LOC135611871 gene encoding pectinesterase/pectinesterase inhibitor PPE8B-like, with amino-acid sequence MASSPSAHGVLIFFLLLSAPVCLSLNNTTASLQSHCPRSKTPRRGSPAGSSFVPSTSFLSTLHSTLDEIKKVMSLVSTFSRSLDCDLRVSSAVSDCIELLDLSSDELTWTLSDSQSNNASTEGTSGNRLSDLHTWMSAALGNQDTCKDGLGGTGGFVESLIAKGLDKVNSLVADGLHEIAAAVVENAGEKGGRKRLMGFPEWVSAGDRKLLQAQPAAVANAVVAQDGSGNYTTVEAAVAAAPAESPRRYVIYVKKGVYKENVEVAKKKWNLMLVGDGMGQTVISGSRSYVDGWTTYRSATFAVAGKGFIARELTIENTAGPQKHQAVALRSDSDLSVFYRCGFSGYQDTLYAHSLRQFYRECRIAGTVDFIFGNAAAVFQNCQVFPRQALPGQKNSVTAQGRKDPNQNTGFSLQFCNVSADADLHGSANSTATYLGRPWKAYSRAVFMQSYLGSVIRPEGWLEWDGTFALSTLYYAEYMNYGPGSGLGGRVKWPGYHALSDATMAANFTVARFIDGNSWLPSTGVKYIAGLTV; translated from the exons ATGGCTTCTTCCCCATCCGCCCATGGGGTTCTCATTTTCTTCCTTCTGCTTTCAGCACCGGTGTGTCTCTCCTTGAACAACACTACGGCCTCCTTACAGTCACATTGCCCGAGGTCTAAGACCCCCCGCCGGGGCTCGCCGGCGGGGAGCTCTTTTGTCCCCTCGACCTCCTTCCTCTCCACCCTGCATTCCACCCTCGATGAGATCAAGAAGGTCATGTCGCTCGTGTCCACCTTCTCCAGGTCTCTCGACTGCGATCTTCGCGTCTCCTCCGCCGTCAGCGACTGCATCGAGCTCCTTGACCTCTCCTCCGACGAGCTCACCTGGACCCTGTCCGATTCACAGTCCAACAATGCCTCCACCGAGGGCACCAGCGGAAACCGCCTCTCCGACCTCCACACCTGGATGAGCGCCGCCCTTGGGAACCAGGACACCTGCAAGGATGGCCTCGGCGGGACCGGCGGCTTCGTCGAGTCCCTCATCGCCAAGGGCCTCGACAAAGTCAACTCCCTCGTCGCCGACGGACTCCACGAGATCGCTGCCGCGGTGGTCGAAAATGCAGGCGAAAAGGGCGGGCGTAAGAGGCTGATGGGCTTCCCGGAGTGGGTCTCGGCGGGGGACCGGAAGCTGCTGCAGGCCCAACCGGCGGCGGTGGCGAACGCGGTGGTGGCGCAGGACGGGAGCGGAAACTACACGACCGTGGAGGCAGCCGTGGCAGCGGCTCCAGCGGAGAGTCCCCGGAGGTACGTGATATACGTGAAGAAGGGGGTGTACAAGGAGAACGTGGAGGTCGCGAAGAAGAAGTGGAACCTAATGCTCGTCGGCGACGGCATGGGCCAGACCGTCATCTCCGGCAGCCGTAGCTACGTCGACGGCTGGACCACCTACCGCAGCGCCACCTTCG CTGTCGCCGGCAAGGGGTTCATAGCTCGGGAACTAACGATCGAGAACACGGCGGGGCCGCAGAAGCACCAGGCAGTGGCGCTCCGCTCCGATTCCGACCTCTCCGTCTTCTACCGCTGCGGCTTCTCCGGATACCAGGACACGCTGTACGCCCACTCCCTCCGGCAATTCTACCGCGAGTGCCGCATCGCCGGCACCGTCGACTTCATCTTCGGCAACGCCGCGGCGGTCTTCCAGAACTGCCAGGTCTTCCCCCGCCAAGCCCTCCCGGGCCAGAAGAACTCGGTGACGGCGCAGGGCCGCAAGGATCCCAACCAGAACACCGGCTTCTCCTTGCAGTTCTGCAACGTCTCGGCCGACGCCGACCTCCACGGCTCCGCCAACTCTACCGCCACCTACCTCGGTCGGCCGTGGAAGGCGTACTCCCGGGCCGTCTTCATGCAGTCGTACCTGGGGTCGGTCATCCGGCCGGAGGGGTGGCTGGAGTGGGACGGCACCTTTGCCCTGAGCACGCTGTACTACGCGGAGTACATGAACTACGGGCCAGGGTCGGGGTTGGGGGGGCGAGTGAAGTGGCCGGGGTACCACGCGCTCAGCGACGCCACCATGGCTGCTAACTTCACGGTGGCTCGGTTCATAGATGGGAACTCGTGGCTGCCGTCGACCGGAGTGAAGTACATAGCCGGATTGACGGTATAG